Proteins from one Thermomicrobiales bacterium genomic window:
- a CDS encoding SH3 domain-containing protein, giving the protein MSSRTSYLRGPRAVIVAVVCLMLASAVMWIPALAEDDPVVGSAMVVNTDGEGVNLREFPWLEADAIMAVPEGMVVDVLKTALFDDSGTEWWKIRVDGQDGYSVAQYLNLSGSAPPTTGAGAVGAVAGQVATVTATDGQGLNLRENPWVESPVITSIPEGAIVTVLKTALYDDSGMEWWKVSFDGTEGYSVAQYLAVTGQRAGSSATPAPAVGLRVGQSVMISATGDDGVNVRTGAGVGNAVVGHLAEGTILTIAAGPVYDSTDVGWYQLTGAGVDGWVHGGYVAAAPPTGVVTISASGVSSSDDWLDAGDAIVSEAMSHLGAPYLWAGTTPSGFDCSGFVYYVVNRVLTNDFPRAIEQQMAQGTAVDMPDLRPGDLVFFENTYKEGLSHVGIYLGEGQFVSAGGEEVVVGVDNLNDTYWATRYVTARRVGG; this is encoded by the coding sequence GTGTCGAGTCGTACGAGCTATCTGCGCGGCCCCCGGGCCGTCATTGTGGCAGTTGTCTGTTTGATGCTGGCGAGCGCCGTCATGTGGATTCCGGCACTCGCCGAGGATGATCCCGTGGTTGGGAGCGCCATGGTGGTGAACACCGATGGCGAGGGCGTGAATCTGCGCGAATTCCCGTGGTTGGAAGCTGACGCGATTATGGCCGTGCCGGAGGGCATGGTCGTTGACGTGTTGAAGACCGCGCTGTTCGACGATAGTGGCACGGAGTGGTGGAAGATTCGGGTTGACGGGCAGGACGGATACAGCGTTGCCCAGTATCTCAATCTGTCCGGCAGCGCTCCACCGACGACCGGAGCCGGGGCAGTCGGCGCTGTCGCCGGGCAGGTGGCAACCGTCACCGCCACCGATGGCCAGGGGCTGAATCTGCGGGAGAACCCGTGGGTCGAGTCGCCGGTGATCACCTCCATTCCGGAGGGTGCCATTGTCACCGTGCTCAAGACCGCGCTCTACGATGACAGCGGCATGGAGTGGTGGAAGGTCAGCTTTGACGGGACCGAGGGCTACAGCGTCGCGCAGTACCTCGCGGTCACTGGCCAGCGGGCCGGCTCGTCTGCGACGCCGGCACCGGCGGTCGGGCTGCGGGTGGGCCAGTCCGTCATGATCAGTGCGACCGGCGATGATGGCGTGAATGTCCGCACTGGAGCGGGCGTCGGGAATGCAGTTGTTGGACACCTCGCCGAGGGCACGATTCTGACAATCGCGGCCGGTCCTGTTTACGACAGCACTGATGTCGGCTGGTATCAGCTGACTGGCGCGGGCGTGGATGGCTGGGTACATGGCGGCTACGTTGCCGCCGCTCCGCCGACTGGTGTCGTGACGATCAGCGCCTCCGGCGTGTCCAGCTCGGATGACTGGCTCGACGCGGGTGATGCGATCGTTAGCGAGGCGATGTCGCACCTCGGCGCCCCGTACCTGTGGGCGGGCACGACGCCGTCCGGCTTCGATTGTTCGGGCTTCGTCTACTACGTCGTCAACCGCGTCCTCACCAACGACTTCCCTCGCGCCATCGAACAGCAGATGGCGCAGGGCACAGCCGTTGACATGCCCGACCTGCGCCCTGGCGACCTCGTCTTCTTCGAGAACACCTACAAAGAGGGCCTGTCGCACGTCGGCATCTATCTCGGCGAGGGCCAGTTCGTCAGCGCTGGTGGTGAAGAGGTCGTGGTCGGCGTCGATAATCTGAACGACACCTACTGGGCGACCCGCTACGTCACCGCCCGCCGTGTTGGTGGGTGA
- the ada gene encoding bifunctional DNA-binding transcriptional regulator/O6-methylguanine-DNA methyltransferase Ada: protein MTQTTTNSIVMTDETRWQALVDRDPLFDGTFIVAVKTTGIYCRPTCPSRRPYRRNVTFFDGPDEAEAAGFRACLRCKPRDERAPAATIVERACAYLTENLDRTVTLAELGRAVGLSPHHLQRTFTRVAGVSPRAWADARRLETLKSQLRERDDVTTALYDAGYGSSSRVYERAPGQLGMTPRAYQRGGRGMQIQWSIRDCPLGRLLVGATERGVSAIYLGDDDDALEAALHHEYPAAELERDDARIGDWMARVLEHVSGKRESLDLPVDVVGTAFQRRVWEALRTIPLGTTRSYAEVADMIGEPKAVRAVAQACAKNPTAITVPCHRVVRSDGTLSGYRWGVDRKKALLTAEREGTMVAADA, encoded by the coding sequence ATGACGCAGACAACAACCAACTCTATCGTGATGACTGACGAAACGCGCTGGCAGGCCCTGGTGGATCGTGATCCGCTGTTCGACGGCACATTCATCGTCGCCGTCAAGACGACCGGCATTTACTGCCGCCCGACCTGCCCGTCGCGCCGTCCCTATCGCCGCAATGTGACCTTCTTCGATGGTCCAGACGAGGCTGAGGCAGCCGGATTCCGTGCCTGCCTGCGCTGCAAGCCGCGCGACGAGCGCGCACCAGCCGCGACGATTGTCGAGCGTGCCTGCGCCTACCTCACCGAGAACCTCGATCGTACGGTGACGCTGGCCGAGTTGGGGAGGGCGGTCGGGCTGAGCCCGCACCACCTGCAGCGCACGTTCACCCGCGTCGCCGGTGTGTCACCACGCGCCTGGGCCGATGCGCGCCGATTGGAGACCCTCAAGTCGCAGCTGCGCGAGCGCGACGACGTGACGACCGCCCTCTACGACGCCGGCTACGGATCGAGCAGCCGCGTCTACGAGCGCGCGCCCGGTCAGCTCGGCATGACGCCCCGCGCGTATCAGCGGGGTGGGCGAGGCATGCAAATTCAGTGGAGCATCCGCGATTGTCCGTTGGGTCGCCTGCTGGTCGGTGCCACCGAGCGCGGCGTCTCGGCGATCTACCTCGGCGATGACGACGACGCGCTCGAAGCGGCGCTGCATCACGAGTATCCCGCCGCCGAGCTCGAGCGCGACGACGCCCGCATTGGCGACTGGATGGCTCGCGTCCTCGAACACGTCTCCGGCAAACGCGAATCGCTCGACCTGCCGGTCGACGTCGTCGGCACCGCGTTCCAGCGCCGCGTCTGGGAAGCGCTGCGCACGATCCCGCTCGGCACCACGCGCTCGTATGCGGAGGTCGCCGACATGATCGGCGAGCCGAAGGCAGTCCGCGCAGTTGCACAGGCCTGCGCAAAGAACCCGACCGCGATCACCGTGCCGTGCCACCGCGTCGTCCGCAGCGACGGCACGCTCTCCGGCTACCGCTGGGGCGTGGATCGCAAGAAGGCACTCCTGACTGCCGAACGCGAGGGCACAATGGTGGCTGCCGACGCATGA
- a CDS encoding MFS transporter, translated as MSRIPMPAMMRDPAMRAILILAGLAGGAFGLTIPFLTLVARERGVSLSAIGIMASSYLVAQTVLQLPFGSLSDRIGRTPPIAAGFVVEALASFGFVFADSALTFIALRVLQGISLAMIMPALRALIADVTPVHRRGQSYAWMFAAFSGGMLLGPPVGGFLAGPLGRSPLFVIAGVLNLVIAVFAIGWLRGIGGRKPYDHAAVKIPASAIFTSALIGAFVLGFGARILEGMFAGVWSIYMDDLGASDMEIGLSFATYSVAFMLFTPIGGRMADRGLRWRKLLIGNFVLAALILSYGLIHVVPLILFMGMIEGAVATITVPALDAYLASVADPRIQGRIQGTYATIGTAGAAVSAFLGTVLYQHSQLLPFAVAGGILVVITVAAIGLVRDAEMKMAAMPVESLSPEPVPATQ; from the coding sequence ATGTCCAGAATTCCGATGCCAGCGATGATGCGCGACCCGGCAATGCGCGCGATTCTGATCCTCGCCGGCCTCGCCGGGGGCGCGTTCGGCCTGACCATTCCGTTCCTGACGCTTGTCGCTCGCGAGCGCGGCGTGTCGCTGTCCGCCATCGGGATCATGGCCTCCAGCTACCTGGTGGCGCAGACGGTCTTGCAACTGCCGTTCGGGTCGCTCTCGGACCGCATCGGCCGCACGCCGCCAATCGCGGCCGGCTTCGTAGTCGAGGCGCTGGCGTCGTTCGGTTTCGTCTTCGCCGATTCGGCGCTGACGTTCATCGCACTGCGTGTGCTGCAGGGCATCAGCCTCGCGATGATCATGCCTGCCTTGCGAGCCCTGATCGCCGATGTCACGCCTGTGCATCGGCGCGGCCAGTCCTATGCCTGGATGTTTGCCGCCTTCAGCGGCGGCATGCTGCTGGGACCGCCGGTCGGTGGGTTCCTGGCCGGGCCGCTGGGCCGCAGCCCGCTCTTCGTCATCGCTGGTGTCCTGAACCTGGTCATCGCAGTCTTCGCCATTGGCTGGCTACGCGGCATCGGTGGACGAAAGCCGTACGACCATGCCGCCGTCAAGATACCGGCTTCGGCGATCTTCACCAGCGCGCTGATCGGCGCGTTCGTGCTCGGCTTCGGCGCTCGCATTCTGGAGGGCATGTTCGCCGGAGTCTGGTCGATCTATATGGACGATCTCGGTGCCAGCGACATGGAGATCGGCCTGTCGTTCGCGACCTATTCAGTCGCCTTCATGCTGTTCACACCGATTGGCGGTCGCATGGCCGACCGTGGGCTTCGCTGGCGGAAGCTGCTGATTGGAAACTTCGTCCTCGCGGCGCTCATCCTCAGCTACGGACTGATTCACGTCGTGCCGCTGATCCTGTTTATGGGCATGATCGAGGGGGCGGTCGCGACGATCACTGTCCCGGCGCTGGACGCCTACCTTGCGTCGGTCGCCGACCCGCGCATCCAGGGCCGCATTCAGGGCACCTACGCGACGATCGGCACAGCCGGAGCGGCGGTCAGCGCCTTCCTCGGCACCGTGCTCTATCAACACTCGCAACTGCTACCCTTCGCGGTCGCTGGCGGTATTCTGGTTGTCATAACCGTTGCTGCGATCGGGCTGGTGCGCGATGCCGAAATGAAGATGGCGGCGATGCCCGTGGAATCGCTCAGTCCGGAGCCAGTACCGGCGACGCAATAG
- a CDS encoding class A beta-lactamase-related serine hydrolase, which translates to MDELVQRLNAICDDQPYWTGWYLKDLRTGAEANRNGDTVVPSASTRKIAILMTALKQVNEGILSLDQPLELTTKYQYTNSGVYQHLTAPTKIPFRDALVLMIIVSDNVCTGTVADTVGLDKINELSHSIGMVGTTHRHSIPDGIARDHAVDATNATTANDVGLILDRILKGTTDAEAAATMGCTPELCQLAMNILSWQKLRQRLPAKLPHGTKVAHKTGTGARNNNDAGIIFAPDGSPAYILTVYTDERRSYADALQLLRLRQRRPDRSARR; encoded by the coding sequence ATGGACGAACTCGTACAACGGCTGAACGCGATCTGCGACGACCAGCCGTACTGGACCGGCTGGTATCTCAAGGACCTGCGCACCGGCGCGGAAGCCAACCGCAACGGTGATACCGTCGTGCCGTCGGCCAGCACGCGCAAGATCGCGATTCTGATGACGGCGCTGAAACAAGTGAACGAGGGCATTCTCAGCCTCGATCAACCGCTTGAGCTGACGACGAAGTATCAGTACACCAATTCCGGCGTGTATCAGCATCTGACTGCCCCGACGAAGATCCCGTTCCGCGATGCGCTGGTGCTGATGATCATCGTCTCCGACAACGTCTGCACAGGCACCGTCGCGGACACAGTCGGGCTGGACAAGATCAACGAGCTGAGCCATTCGATCGGCATGGTCGGCACGACGCATCGCCATTCGATCCCGGACGGCATCGCCCGCGATCACGCCGTTGATGCGACCAACGCGACGACAGCCAACGACGTCGGCCTGATTCTCGATCGCATTCTGAAGGGCACGACCGACGCGGAAGCCGCCGCGACGATGGGCTGCACGCCCGAGCTGTGCCAGCTGGCGATGAACATCCTGAGCTGGCAGAAGTTGCGCCAGCGCCTGCCGGCCAAACTGCCACACGGCACCAAGGTCGCCCACAAGACCGGCACCGGCGCGCGGAACAACAACGACGCCGGCATCATCTTTGCCCCGGATGGCAGCCCGGCCTACATCCTGACCGTCTATACCGACGAGCGCCGTTCGTATGCTGACGCCCTGCAACTTCTCCGGCTTCGGCAACGCCGGCCAGACAGATCAGCGCGAAGATGA
- a CDS encoding transposase codes for MQTRLKLLHIWTIQLHQLLPDLRVTRVRVLALLTLGLIWAESTTLIRIAAALPLAVQDLSTERRLRRWLANRQMVVAPTWQVLLGALLARLGQRDVTLVFDPTPYDTRQTLLVLGIVVHRRVLPVAWHIVPAQTTWPQSNQRYLRRLCSRVAAVMPPDTTVTLLVDRGLTSVAIIDLCRDLGWHYVMRLSVDAHQGVHVRLADGTICPAWDLVAGRGQRWQGTVAVFRDHGWREAALTIVWPHRYQAPWLLLSDREAGPARVAEYRRRTQVEAFYEDCKSRGWRLEGSRVGERNRLNRLLLAVFLAAWWCHLLGQQVIRAGKRRQFDRADRRDLSVVRLGRRWMRDRLDHLLLPALPFRFLAGRWVCRWQF; via the coding sequence ATGCAGACCCGCCTCAAACTGTTGCACATCTGGACCATCCAACTCCACCAACTCCTGCCCGATCTGCGCGTGACCCGCGTCCGGGTCCTGGCCTTACTGACCCTCGGCCTGATCTGGGCGGAATCGACCACCTTGATCCGCATCGCGGCCGCGCTGCCCCTTGCCGTCCAGGATCTGTCAACCGAACGGCGTCTGCGCCGCTGGCTCGCCAATCGTCAGATGGTCGTTGCCCCCACCTGGCAGGTGTTGCTCGGTGCGTTGCTGGCCCGCCTCGGGCAACGTGACGTCACGCTGGTCTTTGATCCAACGCCCTACGACACCCGGCAGACACTGCTCGTCCTGGGGATCGTCGTCCACCGGCGCGTGCTGCCCGTCGCCTGGCACATCGTGCCCGCGCAGACGACCTGGCCACAGTCGAACCAGCGCTATCTGCGCCGCTTGTGCAGTCGGGTCGCGGCCGTCATGCCGCCCGACACGACCGTCACTCTGCTGGTCGATCGCGGCCTGACCAGCGTGGCGATCATCGATCTGTGTCGGGATCTGGGATGGCACTATGTCATGCGCCTGAGTGTCGATGCGCATCAGGGCGTCCATGTCCGACTAGCCGACGGCACCATCTGTCCGGCATGGGATCTGGTGGCCGGACGTGGGCAGCGTTGGCAGGGAACCGTCGCCGTCTTCCGGGATCACGGTTGGCGGGAGGCTGCGTTGACCATCGTCTGGCCGCACCGCTATCAGGCACCCTGGCTCCTGCTGTCCGATCGGGAGGCGGGTCCGGCACGGGTGGCGGAGTATCGGCGTCGGACGCAGGTCGAAGCGTTCTACGAGGACTGCAAATCGCGTGGCTGGCGGCTCGAAGGGAGTCGGGTGGGTGAGCGCAACCGTCTCAACCGGCTGCTACTGGCCGTCTTCCTGGCAGCCTGGTGGTGTCATCTGCTCGGGCAACAGGTGATTCGTGCTGGCAAGCGTCGCCAGTTCGATCGGGCCGATCGCCGCGATCTGAGCGTGGTGCGGCTGGGTCGCCGCTGGATGCGCGATCGGCTCGATCATCTCCTCCTCCCCGCGCTCCCCTTCCGCTTCCTTGCCGGACGCTGGGTCTGTCGATGGCAATTCTGA
- a CDS encoding alpha-amylase family glycosyl hydrolase, with amino-acid sequence MRHGEPHWWQTGVVYQVYPRSFQDSNGDGVGDLRGVVQRLDYLHETLGIDAIWLSPFYPSPMADFGYDVSNYTDVDPLFGDLATFDELVSEAHARCMQIIIDYVPNHCSDQHPWFIESRSSRTNSKRDWFIWADARPDGSPPTNWIGPFGGSTWTWDEATGQYYLHIFLTEQPDLNWRNPEVRDAMLNVLRFWLERGVDGFRIDALHNLMKDPELRDNPPHEGTLATHRTHGEEFDRQQHIYEFDLDDIHEPVRAMRSVLDEYEAISPRVAIGELHIFDLQRWVRYYGDALDELQLPFNFGLLNTPWNAAAVRALVDAIEAAIPTGGWPNYVMGNHDEPRIVSRIGAAQARVAMMLLLTLRGTPTLYYGDELGMRDAIVPPDRMQDPWGIRMNDAQFSRDPARAPMSWDASPNGGFCPVGVKPWLPFAPDLDTTNVAAQMADPRSILHLTRTLLQIRRSSPALNVGTYQPADDVPDGVYAYRRSSGDDRYLILLSFIDQPTAIHLPDLHDAKIMLSTSMDRDGRVDRGEVELRGHEGVVARLG; translated from the coding sequence ATGAGACACGGCGAGCCACATTGGTGGCAGACTGGCGTCGTCTATCAGGTCTATCCACGCAGCTTCCAGGATAGCAACGGCGATGGCGTCGGCGATTTGCGCGGCGTCGTTCAGCGCCTCGACTACTTGCACGAGACGCTCGGCATCGACGCGATCTGGCTCTCGCCCTTCTACCCATCACCGATGGCCGATTTCGGCTACGACGTGTCGAACTACACCGACGTCGACCCGCTCTTCGGCGATCTCGCTACGTTCGATGAGCTGGTCAGCGAGGCGCACGCGCGCTGCATGCAGATCATCATCGACTACGTACCGAACCACTGCTCCGATCAGCACCCGTGGTTCATCGAGTCCCGCTCGTCGCGCACAAACTCGAAGCGCGACTGGTTCATCTGGGCCGATGCGCGGCCAGACGGCTCCCCGCCGACCAACTGGATCGGGCCGTTCGGCGGCTCGACGTGGACGTGGGACGAGGCGACCGGCCAGTACTACCTGCACATCTTCCTGACCGAACAGCCGGATCTGAACTGGCGCAACCCGGAAGTGCGCGACGCCATGCTGAATGTCCTGCGCTTCTGGCTGGAGCGCGGCGTCGATGGCTTCCGGATCGATGCGCTCCACAACCTGATGAAGGACCCTGAGCTGCGCGACAACCCGCCCCACGAGGGCACACTGGCGACCCACCGCACGCACGGCGAGGAGTTCGATCGCCAGCAGCACATCTACGAGTTCGATCTGGACGACATCCACGAGCCTGTCCGCGCCATGCGCTCCGTGCTGGACGAGTACGAGGCGATCAGTCCGCGCGTGGCGATCGGCGAACTGCACATCTTCGATCTGCAGCGCTGGGTGCGCTACTACGGCGACGCGCTCGACGAGCTGCAATTGCCGTTCAACTTCGGCCTGCTGAACACGCCCTGGAACGCAGCCGCCGTGCGCGCGCTTGTCGATGCGATCGAGGCGGCGATCCCGACTGGCGGCTGGCCGAACTACGTCATGGGCAACCACGACGAGCCACGGATCGTGTCACGCATCGGCGCAGCTCAGGCGCGGGTGGCGATGATGCTGCTCCTGACGCTGCGCGGCACGCCGACGCTCTACTACGGCGACGAGCTCGGCATGCGCGACGCCATCGTGCCGCCCGATCGCATGCAGGACCCATGGGGCATCCGCATGAACGACGCGCAGTTCAGCCGCGACCCGGCGCGTGCACCGATGTCCTGGGATGCAAGCCCGAACGGCGGCTTCTGCCCGGTCGGTGTCAAGCCGTGGCTGCCCTTCGCACCCGACCTCGACACAACCAACGTCGCCGCCCAGATGGCCGATCCGCGCTCGATACTGCACCTGACCCGCACGCTGCTACAGATCCGTCGCTCCAGCCCGGCACTGAACGTCGGGACCTACCAGCCAGCCGACGACGTACCAGACGGCGTCTACGCCTACCGCCGCTCGTCCGGCGACGACCGCTACCTGATCCTGCTCAGCTTCATCGACCAGCCAACGGCCATTCACCTACCCGACCTCCACGATGCAAAGATCATGCTATCGACCAGCATGGACCGCGACGGGCGGGTTGATAGGGGAGAAGTGGAGTTGCGGGGGCACGAAGGGGTGGTGGCACGGCTGGGGTGA
- a CDS encoding SIMPL domain-containing protein, producing MPATVIVRGTAVTYTQPDEVTLTIVIGYRDRAAANALATVAERSTELNAILDDLAIAPERRTTTGATVSEATEWDETSRKQVHRGYDATNRIQLRLNDPAPIGKLMSDAVARSGATIQGPNWSIALDNPARLEACRLAAQNAQARADAYATALGARLGVIISIAEPGLSYEPVERPMKAYAMARTMSDAPELEVSAGEMAIQASVVVTYAVEQG from the coding sequence ATGCCTGCAACCGTAATCGTTCGCGGCACAGCCGTCACCTACACCCAACCCGACGAAGTGACGCTGACCATCGTCATCGGATATCGGGATAGAGCGGCAGCCAACGCGCTGGCAACCGTTGCTGAGCGATCGACAGAGCTCAACGCGATTCTCGACGATCTCGCCATCGCGCCAGAACGCCGCACGACGACCGGCGCGACCGTCAGCGAAGCAACGGAGTGGGACGAAACGTCCCGCAAGCAGGTTCACCGTGGCTACGACGCCACCAACCGCATCCAACTGCGGCTGAACGATCCCGCGCCGATCGGCAAGCTGATGAGTGACGCGGTCGCGCGATCTGGTGCGACGATCCAGGGACCGAACTGGAGCATTGCGCTCGACAATCCTGCCCGACTCGAAGCCTGCCGGCTGGCCGCCCAGAATGCACAGGCACGCGCCGACGCGTACGCCACAGCGCTGGGTGCCCGGCTCGGCGTCATCATCAGCATCGCCGAGCCGGGCCTGTCCTACGAGCCAGTCGAGCGCCCGATGAAGGCGTACGCGATGGCACGCACGATGTCGGACGCACCTGAGCTGGAAGTCAGCGCCGGCGAGATGGCGATCCAGGCGTCGGTCGTTGTCACGTACGCGGTCGAACAGGGCTAG
- a CDS encoding DUF6220 domain-containing protein → MISPTHPLARWSRIGFVITAWLYALAVVGQVFLAGISVFDDPTRWPDHVSFGQMIGSLTVLLVIFAVLGRLPWLLVGLAFVVFMLYGMQYPFALSDIGTMAALHAVNALVMFWLTVTLAQRAQPLAFGSARA, encoded by the coding sequence GTGATCTCCCCAACGCACCCACTTGCCCGCTGGTCGCGGATTGGCTTTGTCATTACGGCCTGGCTCTATGCTCTGGCGGTCGTTGGTCAGGTGTTTCTTGCAGGCATCAGTGTATTTGATGATCCTACGCGCTGGCCGGACCATGTTTCGTTCGGCCAGATGATTGGTTCACTGACCGTCCTGCTTGTGATCTTCGCCGTCCTTGGCCGTCTGCCCTGGCTGCTTGTTGGCCTCGCGTTTGTCGTATTCATGTTGTATGGCATGCAGTATCCATTCGCGCTGTCCGACATCGGTACGATGGCAGCGCTGCACGCTGTCAACGCGCTGGTCATGTTCTGGTTGACCGTGACGCTTGCCCAGCGCGCTCAGCCGCTCGCGTTCGGCTCAGCCCGCGCCTGA
- a CDS encoding Zn-dependent alcohol dehydrogenase → MRTIMAGVLYEPNQPIRVEQVDLDDPRDSEVLVRIAASGVCRSDLHAINGEWRMPLPMVLGHEASGTVEAVGPGVTRVAPGDPVILSFAPNCGQCRYCVAGQPHLCETMRGYPAGTLPGGGTRLSSGGQPVYHFARTATMAEYAVVHESAAIPIPSDVSLEMAALVGCSVTTGIGAVINTAGVEPGSTVAVIGCGGVGLNIVQGARLANASQIIAVDISEPKLELARRFGATDDVDAREADPVRRIRELTGGGVDYAFEALGTGPTVRVAFDCLRPGGTAVVAGMAPDGVVAEIDARMIALTEKKLKGSFYGSARVSIDMPRLLTLAKAGKVDLESLVTRRYPLDEINEAYAALDRGDAGRGLIVFD, encoded by the coding sequence ATGCGGACGATCATGGCCGGTGTTCTCTACGAACCGAACCAGCCGATCCGTGTTGAGCAGGTCGACCTCGACGATCCGCGGGACAGCGAGGTACTCGTCCGGATCGCCGCCAGCGGCGTCTGCCGCAGTGATCTGCACGCGATCAACGGCGAATGGCGCATGCCGCTGCCGATGGTGCTCGGGCACGAGGCGTCCGGTACGGTCGAGGCCGTCGGCCCCGGAGTGACTCGGGTCGCGCCGGGCGATCCGGTCATCCTCTCCTTTGCGCCGAACTGCGGCCAGTGTCGCTACTGCGTCGCCGGACAGCCGCATCTCTGCGAGACGATGCGCGGCTATCCAGCCGGAACGCTGCCGGGTGGCGGCACGCGTCTCTCCAGCGGCGGGCAGCCCGTCTATCATTTCGCCCGCACCGCCACGATGGCCGAGTATGCGGTCGTTCACGAGAGCGCGGCGATACCGATTCCGTCCGATGTCTCGCTGGAGATGGCAGCGTTGGTCGGCTGCTCGGTGACGACCGGAATCGGCGCGGTGATCAATACTGCCGGTGTTGAGCCGGGCAGCACCGTCGCCGTCATCGGCTGCGGTGGCGTTGGGCTGAACATCGTCCAGGGTGCCAGGCTGGCGAACGCGTCCCAGATCATCGCGGTCGACATCAGCGAGCCGAAGCTGGAGCTGGCGCGACGATTTGGCGCGACCGATGATGTCGACGCCCGCGAAGCCGATCCGGTTCGGCGCATTCGTGAGCTGACCGGCGGTGGTGTCGACTACGCCTTCGAGGCGCTTGGGACCGGGCCGACCGTCAGGGTGGCGTTCGACTGCCTCCGCCCGGGCGGCACGGCGGTGGTTGCCGGCATGGCTCCAGATGGCGTCGTGGCCGAGATCGATGCCCGTATGATCGCCCTGACCGAGAAGAAGTTGAAGGGCAGCTTCTACGGCTCGGCGCGCGTCTCGATTGACATGCCGCGCCTTCTGACGCTGGCCAAAGCCGGCAAGGTCGACCTCGAGAGCCTGGTGACCCGCCGCTATCCGCTCGACGAGATCAACGAAGCCTACGCCGCGCTCGACCGTGGCGATGCCGGCCGTGGCCTGATTGTGTTCGACTGA
- a CDS encoding MFS transporter: protein MQQIKRFSELSSPAAHRGFFLMAIMTLCFGLAMSIQENIVTNYFEDVLNLQGPQFGYITAIREVPGFLLIFLTAIFYRMSVPRLTSMMLVVMGVGYMLFGLSNSFWTVAPWVIISSMGYHTVLQTQYALGMSLTTERRSGSILGKMGAINSAGALIAMVMVFLVFYFDLLSFRPMFIIAGIFGILAAIAIYNFPNLHDGEERAFLGRRDPIVFRKPYKMYYYLCMLDGGRQQIFFSFGLWVLVHQYHLGVPEISALLIAVRTGGMFASPAIGRMIDTFGEKRMLSMVNIAYVLALGGYALVDNVYIASLSYVAYSFIMPLSSIGSATYLRKIAVTNEIAPSLAMGVTLQHTAAIIVPVSTGFILNYVGYQVPFLIACGFAIFTFFLTLRLDPISQKSPGRIAEDRERALELEQAGTALGVVK from the coding sequence GTGCAGCAGATCAAGCGTTTTTCAGAACTTTCATCACCAGCAGCGCATCGCGGATTCTTCCTCATGGCGATCATGACGCTCTGCTTCGGGCTGGCGATGTCTATTCAAGAAAACATAGTAACCAATTATTTCGAGGACGTTCTCAATCTCCAAGGGCCACAATTTGGTTATATCACTGCCATTCGCGAAGTGCCAGGCTTCCTGCTCATCTTCCTGACCGCCATCTTCTATCGCATGTCAGTTCCACGCCTGACCTCAATGATGCTGGTCGTGATGGGCGTCGGCTACATGCTCTTCGGTCTGTCGAACTCGTTCTGGACCGTCGCGCCGTGGGTCATCATCTCGTCGATGGGCTATCACACCGTCCTGCAGACCCAATACGCGCTGGGCATGAGCCTGACGACCGAGCGTCGCAGCGGCAGCATCCTGGGCAAGATGGGCGCGATCAATAGCGCCGGCGCGTTGATTGCAATGGTGATGGTCTTTCTGGTCTTCTACTTCGATCTGCTCTCGTTCCGGCCCATGTTCATCATCGCCGGCATCTTCGGCATCCTCGCCGCCATTGCGATCTACAACTTCCCCAATCTGCATGACGGCGAGGAGCGCGCATTCCTTGGCAGACGCGACCCAATCGTCTTCCGCAAGCCATACAAGATGTACTACTACCTCTGTATGCTCGACGGCGGTCGGCAGCAGATCTTCTTCTCGTTCGGCCTCTGGGTACTCGTCCACCAATACCATCTCGGTGTGCCGGAGATTTCGGCGCTGCTGATCGCCGTACGAACCGGTGGGATGTTTGCCAGCCCGGCGATCGGTCGGATGATCGACACCTTCGGCGAGAAGCGCATGCTCTCGATGGTCAACATCGCCTACGTGCTGGCGCTCGGCGGCTACGCGCTGGTCGACAACGTCTACATCGCCAGCCTGTCATACGTCGCCTACTCATTCATCATGCCGCTCTCGTCGATCGGCTCGGCGACCTACCTGCGCAAGATTGCCGTGACCAACGAGATCGCGCCGTCGCTGGCGATGGGTGTCACGCTGCAACACACCGCCGCGATCATCGTGCCGGTCTCAACCGGTTTCATCCTGAACTATGTCGGCTATCAGGTGCCATTCCTGATCGCCTGCGGCTTCGCCATCTTCACCTTCTTCCTGACCCTGCGGCTCGATCCGATCTCCCAGAAATCGCCGGGCAGAATCGCCGAAGACAGGGAGCGTGCGCTGGAGCTGGAACAGGCCGGAACTGCGCTCGGGGTGGTGAAGTGA